GATATATTTTTTTAGTTCGGACGATATATGGACTTGTTGTGTTGACATTCCATCCCCTCTGGTTGATTTTAGAGCGGGGATGGATTTTTTTCTATTCAAACTTTCTATGAACTTTCCGAAGTCATGTTGTTTAAGCATTGTGAGATTAACAGAGAACCTATTTATTATCAAAGCCAGCGTAGAGAGACATACCTGCCAAAATTATCTAAATGACGCCACCTCCATGAAAGATTTAAAATATTATTTGTTGTTGGGGTTCTACATGGATCGGCAGAATCTACTAAAGCTCGGCGTGATAATTGTCTGGCTAGGATACACTGCTACAATATTCTTGATGGCTGTAGCTATCGCAAGTTCACCATGGTTTTCATTCCAATACAACTGGCTAAGCGATTTAGGAAATTCTAATATGAGCCAGAATTATGCTGCAGGTATCCGCGTAACATATATCTTTGATGCGAGCTTAATAATTGGAGGGATCGCTGGGATTTTATTCTCTCATGCACTTTTTATTTCGAGTGCGTTCTCAACTAAGAAAGGGAGAATTGCTGTAGTTCTCTTCTTCATAGGAATGATTTTTGTACTCCTCACAGGGCTGTTCTCAGAAGATTATGGGATTGTTCACACTATCGTTTCCCTCTGCCTGTTCTTCATGGTGCCTATTTCTCTGTTGGCATTTTCATTTTCTCTTGACCCATGGGAGAAGCGATTGTTTCAGATCATTTCAATATGTTCATTGATAGCTTTCATATTCCTTTTCGTGGATCGTCCCTGGGGCAGTAATGCCATTGTGGAATTAATCCCCTGTGCCGCTCTCGGTATTGGACTCATAGTTCTTTCGAGAAAGATACTAGAAGAAAGGCAGAAAAGAAAAGAGATGCCAGAAGTCACTCAGTAAGCTCTTCCAAGCCTAGAAAATAATTTGCGTAGTTCCTGCCTCTCTTCGCATTAAGTGAGGAGGGTTTTATTGCAAGTACTTTCTCAAAGCATTCTTTTGCCTCTAAGTATTTGCCAGCACTAAGATAAGCAAGCCCAAGACGCGTTGTGGCTTCGGCGTCATTGTGAGAATACTCTAGGGCTTTTTTAAAATTTGCAATTGCCTCGCTCACTTTGTTCAGATTCAGATTGACCA
This sequence is a window from Thermoplasmata archaeon. Protein-coding genes within it:
- a CDS encoding DUF998 domain-containing protein gives rise to the protein MDRQNLLKLGVIIVWLGYTATIFLMAVAIASSPWFSFQYNWLSDLGNSNMSQNYAAGIRVTYIFDASLIIGGIAGILFSHALFISSAFSTKKGRIAVVLFFIGMIFVLLTGLFSEDYGIVHTIVSLCLFFMVPISLLAFSFSLDPWEKRLFQIISICSLIAFIFLFVDRPWGSNAIVELIPCAALGIGLIVLSRKILEERQKRKEMPEVTQ